A stretch of Brassica napus cultivar Da-Ae chromosome C6, Da-Ae, whole genome shotgun sequence DNA encodes these proteins:
- the LOC111209432 gene encoding uncharacterized protein LOC111209432, protein MQRNIRGPPKNLTEKVSIDDSNPEKQVSIGSELPLETKKELVEFLKQNIKTFAWTTSDMKGIDANVTTHKLNVDPTFKPIKQKRRKLGLEKAQAVNDEVDRLTKAGSIREVQYPDWLANPVVVKKKNGKWRICVDFTDLNKACPKDSFPLPHIDRLVEATAGHQLLSFMDAFSGYNQIMMDPEDQEKTAFITERGTYCYKVMPFGLKNAGATYQRLVNKMFAGQLGKTMEVYIDDMLVKSSKGEDHISHLRECFEILNKYDMKLNPAKCTFGVPSGEFLGYLVTERGIEANPKQIATFLEMPSPKTTREVQRLTGRIAALNRFISRSTDKCLPFYKLLKNNKKFLWDEKCEEAFRQLKAYLSEPPILSKPVVGEPLYLYLAVSAAAVSGVLVREEQNEQRPVYYTSKSLIDAETRYPTMEKLALAVVTAARKLRPYFQSHSIIVMTSQPLRTILHSPSQSGRLAKWAIELSEYDIEYRPRAAAKAQVLADFVIELASGHLDQETEAPKWSLYVDGASSRQGSGVGLRLTSSAGETIEQSYRLGFNASNNEAEYEALIAGLKLALSLGIRELNAYSDSQLVASQFHGEYETRDERMGAYLEVVLNLTKQFDKFELTRIPRGENSSADALAALASTSDPLVKRIIPVEGIEKPSIDIATKAEMDSKPKEKIEDNSLPTVATQVFTTFWFPKTRTRSFRKHTSRKATQNPENNDKSEGTHRSSDSLEPNSTSTSGGTIQTSEPLVYKIQTRSRTALKNASRNATQTTGDNEEIGDIPQNPEPTPTNISGGTTAPGPEQESPSSLHNKVVGREDWRIPIMDYILEGKIPPNKWEARKLKALAARYCIIESALHKRSVSGPYLKCVHGLVAMKLMKEMHDGSCGNHSGGRALAIRIKRQGYFWPTIIADCEVYSSSCDKCQRHAPIIHQPAEKLSNISAPYPFMRWSMDIIGPLVPSGKGKKLLNLLVLTDYFTKWIEAEAFQQINRFEVEGFVWKNIVCRHGVPYEIVTDNGGQFISHDFKSFCDKWNIRLTFSSPRRPQGNGQAEAANKSVLANLKKRLGAQKELWSEKLPEVLWACRTTPRKATEETPFSLAYGMEAVVPAETTAGSLRRELCTSNPAANNQLLMDSLDLIEERRDQALLRIQNYQQAMARHYNSKVRPRQFAVGDLVLRKVFEGTKEPGAGKLGTNWEGPYRIIHIVRPGVYKLQKVRTGVPEIRSWNATNLKRYYH, encoded by the coding sequence ATGCAACGAAATATCCGAGGTCCCCCTAAGAACCTCACCGAAAAAGTTAGCATCGACGACTCAAACCCTGAGAAACAGGTGAGCATCGGATCCGAGCTACCTCTCGAAACCAAAAAGGAGCTCGTCGAATTCCTAAAACAGAATATCAAAACTTTCGCATGGACCACCAGCGACATGAAAGGCATAGATGCAAATGTCACCACTCATAAGCTCAATGTAGACCCTACTTTTAAACCGATCAAACAGAAACGTCGTAagctaggtctagaaaaagccCAAGCTGTCAACGACGAGGTCGATCGACTAACAAAGGCCGGGTCCATCCGAGAGGTACAATACCCCGATTGGCTAGCTAACCCAGTGGtagtaaaaaagaagaatgggAAATGGAGAATCTGTGTAGACTTCACCGATTTAAACAAAGCCTGTCCTAAGGACAGCTTCCCGTTACCTCATATCGATCGTTTGGTCGAAGCAACGGCTGGACACCAGCTCTTGTCCTTTATGGATGCCTTTTCAGGatataaccagattatgatggaTCCTGAGGATCAAGAGAAAACCGCATTCATAACTGAACGAGGAACCTATTGTTACAAGGTCATGCCGTTTGGTTTGAAAAACGCGGGAGCTACCTATCAAAGgttagtaaataaaatgttcgctggacaactcggaaaaaccatggaagtctacatcgacgacatgttagTCAAATCCTCAAAGGGGGAGGACCACATCTCCCATCTAAGAGAATGTTTCGAAATCCTCAACAAATACGACATGAAGCTAAACCCAGCTAAGTGTACCTTCGGAGTACCTTCCGGCGAATTCCTAGGTTACCTCGTAACCGAAAGAGGCATCGAAGCCAACCCGAAACAAATAGCGACATTCCTAGAAATGCCATCACCTAAAACGACCAGAGAGGTACAAAGATTGACCGGACGGATCGCAGCACTAAATCGATTCATCTCCAGGTCCACCGATAAATGCCTTCCATTCTATAAACTtctgaaaaataataagaagttCTTATGGGATGAAAAGTGCGAAGAAGCCTTCAGACAGCTGAAGGCTTACCTCTCGGAACCTCCGATACTATCCAAACCTGTAGTAGGAGAACCACTGTACCTGTACCTCGCCGTGTCGGCAGCTGCAGTCAGCGGAGtgctagtacgagaggaacaaaACGAACAGAGACCTGTCTATTATACTAGCAAAAGCTTAATAGACGCCGAGACGAGATATCCCACCATGGAAAAACTAGCCCTAGCAGTCGTGACAGCCGCCAGGAAGCTGCGACCTTATTTCCAATCGCACTCGATCATCGTAATGACCTCACAACCATTACGGACGATTCTGCATAGTCCTAGCCAATCCGGACGATTAGCAAAATGGGCTATAGAGCTCAGCGAGTACGACATCGAGTACAGACCCCGAGCAGCAGCAAAAGCTCAGGTCCTCGCCGATTTCGTTATTGAGCTAGCATCCGGACATCTAGACCAGGAAACAGAGGCTCCGAAATGGAGCCTATACGTGGACGGAGCCTCGTCAAGGCAAGGCTCCGGTGTCGGTTTAAGACTAACCTCCTCAGCCGGAGAAACCATCGAACAATCCTATAGACTTGGATTTAACGCTTCCAACAACGAGGCCGAGTACGAAGCACTAATCGCTGGATTAAAGCTCGCCCTGAGCCTCGGAATTCGGGAGCTAAACGCCTACAGCGACTCGCAGCTGGTAGCTAGCCAGTTTCACGGGGAATACGAAACAAGGGACGAAAGAATGGGGGCATACCTCGAGGTCGTCCTAAACCTCACAAAGCAGTTTGACAAGTTCGAGCTAACGAGGATCCCACGAGGGGAGAACTCCTCAGCAGACGCGCTCGCCGCATTAGCTTCCACATCCGACCCTCTCGTAAAACGAATTATACCCGTGGAAGGAATCGAGAAGCCAAGTATCGACATAGCTACCAAGGCTGAGATGGATAGCAAAccaaaggaaaaaatagaggatAACAGCCTCCCGACGGTAGCTACCCAAGTTTTCACGACATTCTGGTTCCCGAAAACTAGAACACGCAGCTTCAGAAAGCACACCTCCAGGAAAGCAACCCAGAACCCGGAAAACAACGACAAAAGTGAAGGTACTCACCGAAGTTCAGACTCCCTAGAGCCTAACTCTACGAGTACCTCCGGGGGCACCATCCAGACCTCGGAGCCACTTGTCTATAAAATCCAAACAAGAAGCCGCACCGCTCTTAAAAACGCATCTAGGAACGCTACACAAACCACAGGGGATAACGAGGAAATTGGAGATATTCCTCAGAACCCAGAACCTACTCCAACAAATATCTCCGGGGGCACCACGGCACCAGGTCCCGAACAGGAATCTCCCTCCtctcttcacaacaaagttgtaGGAAGAGAAGACTGGAGAATACCGATCATGGATTACATCCTAGAGGGAAAAATTCCACCCAACAAGTGGGAGGCTCGAAAACTCAAAGCTTTAGCAGCAAGATACTGTATAATCGAGTCAGCCCTCCACAAACGAAGTGTCTCCGGACCTTACCTAAAATGCGTTCACGGCCTAGTAGCTATGAAACTCATGAAGGAAATGCACGACGGTTCCTGTGGAAACCATTCCGGAGGCAGAGCCTTAGCCATCCGAATAAAAAGGCAAGGCTACTTCTGGCCTACCATTATCGCAGATTGTGAGGTCTACTCCTCATCGTGCgacaaatgccaaaggcatgcaccGATCATACACCAACCAGCGGAAAAGCTGTCTAACATATCAGCTCCCTACCCATTCATGAGGTGGTCTATGGACATTATAGGTCCATTAGTACCTTCAGGGAAAGGAAAGAAGTTACTAAACCTCCTGGTCCTAACCGACTACTTCACGAAATGGATTGAAGCTGAAGCTTTCCAACAAATAAACAGATTCGAGGTCGAAGGATTTGTTTGGAAAAACATCGTATGCAGGCATGGCGTCccatacgaaatcgtaaccgacaaTGGAGGACAGTTCATATCCCACGACTTCAAAAGTTTTTGCGATAAATGGAACATCCGCCTCACCTTCTCATCACCTCGGCGACCTCAAGGGAACGGACAGGCGGAGGCTGCCAACAAATCAGTTTTAGCAAACCTCAAGAAACGCCTAGGAGCCCAAAAGGAGCTTTGGTCGGAAAAACTACCCGAAGTACTATGGGCCTGCCGAACCACCCCACGAAAAGCTACAGAGGAAACTCCCTTCTCCTTAGCTTATGGGATGGAGGCTGTCGTCCCAGCAGAAACCACCGCAGGTAGCCTCAGACGGGAGCTCTGCACCTCAAATCCCGCAGCTAATAACCAGCTCCTGATGGATAGCCTCGACTTGATCGAGGAAAGACGAGACCAAGCCTTGCTTCGCATTCAAAATTATCAGCAAGCAATGGCACGACACTACAATTCCAAAGTAAGGCCCCGACAGTTCGCCGTAGGGGACCTAGTGCTTAGGAAAGTGTTCGAAGGAACAAAGGAACCGGGAGCTGGAAAGTTAGGaaccaactgggaaggaccctaccgAATTATCCACATAGTACGACCCGGAGTTTACAAACTCCAGAAGGTACGAACCGGGGTACCTGAAATCCGATCGTGGAATGCCACGAACCTCAAAAGATACTATCATTAG
- the LOC125588584 gene encoding formin-like protein 20 isoform X1: MCGTSPPPPPPLPPPPLPMRGRGVSLSPPHLPPKHGSGGTDPPPHPPLYGRAPPPPLYLNSKRAVPTVLPPGVGRCHGLALPRSRVSYVMKLASALWNDEQRRKKGQFEPGPLASEIETLLLPKVKKPVNNSGYEQGML, from the exons ATGTGTGGCACATCaccacctccacctcctcctcttccccCTCCACCCCTGCCGATGCGTGGAAGAGGAGTCTCACTGTCACCACCTCACCTTCCTCCGAAACATGGAAGCGGTGGGACTGATCCTCCTCCTCATCCTCCTCTATATGGAAGAGCACCACCACCTCCACTTTATCTGAATAGTAAAAGAGCCGTACCAACTGTTCTGCCTCCGG GTGTAGGGAGATGCCATGGTCTTGCACTTCCTCGTTCGAGAGTTTCTTATGTGATGAAATTAGCAAGTGCCTTATGGAACGACGAACAGAGACGTAAAAAAGGACAATT CGAACCAGGACCTCTTGCATCAGAAATAGAGACACTTTTGCTTCCAAAAGTGAAGAAGCCGGTTAATAACTCCGGATATGAACAAGGTATGCTATGA
- the LOC125588584 gene encoding formin-like protein 20 isoform X2 translates to MCGTSPPPPPPLPPPPLPMRGRGVSLSPPHLPPKHGSGGTDPPPHPPLYGRAPPPPLYLNSKRAVPTVLPPGVGRCHGLALPRSRVSYVMKLASALWNDEQRRKKGQLTSCIRNRDTFASKSEEAG, encoded by the exons ATGTGTGGCACATCaccacctccacctcctcctcttccccCTCCACCCCTGCCGATGCGTGGAAGAGGAGTCTCACTGTCACCACCTCACCTTCCTCCGAAACATGGAAGCGGTGGGACTGATCCTCCTCCTCATCCTCCTCTATATGGAAGAGCACCACCACCTCCACTTTATCTGAATAGTAAAAGAGCCGTACCAACTGTTCTGCCTCCGG GTGTAGGGAGATGCCATGGTCTTGCACTTCCTCGTTCGAGAGTTTCTTATGTGATGAAATTAGCAAGTGCCTTATGGAACGACGAACAGAGACGTAAAAAAGGACAATT GACCTCTTGCATCAGAAATAGAGACACTTTTGCTTCCAAAAGTGAAGAAGCCGGTTAA
- the LOC111212480 gene encoding kinesin-like protein KIN-14P, whose amino-acid sequence MNPMRDQSGSPYGDSTPRSPFSPYSGDERHRNLADSKRDTTTPRSPFSPFSPLSGDERHKTLAESKFQQALPCSDPSSPGSMHHGGHKFHEVFQMKQGRYDLQASKISEMMKSSSLDNAPTQSLLSVVNGILDESIERKNGEIPQRVACLLRKVVQEIERRISTQAEHLRTQNNIFKTREEKYQSRINVLEALASGTGKDSEIATQQLRQIKTEKSTWEEKKKNGEEDMLKLLKENCQYDLEISALRQELETTKREYKQQCTQMESQTMTEKTKWEEQWKNEEEDMAKLSKENDQFNLEVSALRKELEKTKKAYEQQCSQMKSQTMQATTGLEIRLKELEQERKEANTVKTSLEERVNELEKMGEEAHTAKEALEEKIKELHEMENETKSVNTSLEGKIQELEENLVTWKNKVKKMDEISESKQQSWSQKEVSYKRFIDYQSQTLEELRFYSSSIKQEILKVQENYTEQFSQLGNKLIELSNAAENYHAVLTENRKLFNELQELKGNIRVFCRVRPFLPGQGAPNTVVEYVGEDGELVVTNPTRPGKDGLRKFRFNKVYSPAATQAEVFTDIKPLVRSVLDGFNVCIFAYGQTGSGKTYTMTGPDGASEEDWGVNYRALNDLFKISQSRKGNINYEVGVQMVEIYNEQVLDLLSDDSSQKKLGILSTTSQNGLAVPDASMYPVKSTSDVITLMDIGLQNRSVGATAMNERSSRSHSIVTVHVCGKDMKTGSVLYGNLHLVDLAGSERVDRSEVKGDRLREAQHINKSLSSLGDVIFSLASKSSHIPYRNSKLTQLLQSSLGGQAKTLMFVQLNPDAISYSESMSTLKFAERVSGVELGAAKSSKDGKDVRDLMEQLASLKDTIARKDEEIERLHSAKDIHHPHRPQKPMVRIKSLGQTDDINSETGEYSSHSRHAVTDGESLASSVEAESEERLSEVTSDAASNGTQGSPDVAKRPPKISDRAKSTTSRSSAVTRPLDKLRKVATRTTSTVSKVASGLTSSSSKKTSNASSLSKSSKRWA is encoded by the exons ATGAATCCTATGCGTGATCAATCAGGCAGCCCTTATGGAGATTCAACTCCTCGTAGTCCATTTTCTCCCTACTCCGGAGATGAAAGGCATAGAAACCTTGCAGATTCGAAAAGAGATACAACGACTCCTCGTAGTCCTTTCTCTCCATTTTCTCCATTATCTGGAGATGAAAGGCACAAAACTCTCGCAGAATCCAAATTCCAGCAAGCCCTCCCCTGTTCTG ATCCATCATCCCCTGGATCAATGCATCATGGTGGACACAAGTTTCATGAGGTTTTCCAAATGAAACAAGGGCGTTATGATCTTCAAGCTTCAAAGATTTCTGAAATGATGAAATCAAGTAGCTTAGAT AATGCACCAACACAGTCACTACTAAGCGTTGTGAATGGGATTCTAGATGAAAGTATTGAAAGAAAGAATGGTGAAATCCCTCAG CGAGTGGCATGCCTTTTGAGAAAAGTTGTGCAAGAGATTGAGAGACGCATATCAACTCAAGCTGAGCATCTAAGAACG caaaacaatattttcaaaactcGAGAGGAGAAGTACCAGTCAAGGATCAACGTCCTAGAAGCCTTAGCATCAGGAACTGGTAAAGATAGTGAG ATTGCTACACAACAGCTTAGACAAATTAAG ACAGAGAAGTCAACCtgggaagaaaagaagaagaacggaGAAGAGGATATGCTTAAGCTGCTCAAAGAAAATTGTCAATACGACCTTGAAATCTCTGCGTTGAGGCAAGAGCTGGAGACAACTAAACGAGAATATAAACAACAATGCACGCAAATGGAAAGCCAAACCATG ACAGAAAAGACAAAGTGGGAAGAACAGTGGAAGAACGAAGAGGAGGATATGGCCAAGTTATCAAAAGAAAACGATCAGTTCAACCTAGAAGTTTCAGCTTTAAGGAAAGAACTGGAGAAAACTAAGAAAGCATATGAACAGCAGTGCTCGCAAATGAAAAGCCAAACGATGCAAGCAACTACAGGACTTGAGATTAGGCTGAAGGAACTTGAGCAAGAGCGGAAAGAGGCAAACACTGTAAAAACTTCCCTTGAGGAAAGAGTCAACGAGCTCGAGAAGATGGGAGAAGAAGCACATACTGCTAAAGAAGCTCTTGAGGAAAAGATAAAAGAGCTTCACGAAatggagaatgaaacaaaaagTGTTAATACAAGTCTTGAAGGAAAGATTCAAGAGCTTGAAGAGAATCTTGTAACTTGGAAGAATAAAGTCAAAAAAATGGATGAAATATCTGAGTCCAAACAACAAAGTTGGAGTCAGAAAGAAGTTTCCTATAAAAGGTTTATTGATTACCAGTCTCAGACACtagag GAGTTGAGGTTCTATTCAAGTTCCATCAAGCAAGAAATTCTGAAGGTTCAAGAGAACTATACAGAACAGTTCAGCCAATTAG GAAATAAACTGATTGAACTTAGCAATGCTGCCGAAAACTATCACGCTGTACTGACCGAAAACCGTAAGCTTTTCAATGAGCTTCAAGAGCTTAAAG GAAACATCCGAGTGTTTTGCCGGGTGAGGCCTTTCCTTCCTGGACAAGGTGCACCAAACACTGTGGTCGAGTATGTTGGTGAGGATGGAGAACTAGTAGTTACCAATCCCACTAGGCCAGGGAAAGACGGTCTTCGCAAGTTTAGGTTCAATAAAGTTTATAGTCCAGCTGCTACTCAAG CTGAGGTCTTCACAGATATAAAACCTCTGGTTCGGTCTGTGCTTGATGGTTTCAATGTTTGTATCTTCGCATATGGACAGACAGGATCAGGGAAAACTTATACAATG ACTGGTCCAGATGGAGCAAGTGAAGAGGACTGGGGAGTTAACTATCGTGCACTCAATGATCTCTTTAAAATATCTCAATCTAGAAAGGGAAACATAAACTATGAAGTTGGAGTGCAAATGGTTGAGATATACAATGAACAAGTGCTGGATTTGCTCTCTGATGACAGTTCTCAAAAGAA ACTAGGGATCTTGTCTACAACTTCACAAAATGGTTTAGCTGTGCCTGATGCAAGCATGTATCCCGTGAAATCAACCTCAGATGTAATTACATTGATGGACATTGGACTGCAGAATCGTTCTGTTGGTGCTACTGCCATGAATGAACGAAGTAGTCGCTCTCACAG CATTGTCACTGTTCACGTATGTGGTAAAGATATGAAGACCGGTTCTGTGTTATATGGAAATCTTCATTTGGTGGATCTGGCTGGAAGTGAGAGAGTAGATCGTTCTGAAGTTAAAGGAGACAGACTTAGAGAAGCACAACATATAAACAAATCGCTTTCCTCTCTTGGAGATGTGATATTCTCTTTGGCTTCAAAGAGTTCTCATATACCATACAGAAACAGCAAGCTAACACAATTACTCCAAAGCTCTCTTG GAGGACAAGCAAAGACCCTAATGTTTGTGCAACTCAATCCTGATGCTATTTCATATTCAGAGTCCATGAGTACATTAAAATTCGCAGAACGTGTCTCTGGAGTTGAACTTGGTGCTGCAAAGAGCAGTAAAGATGGTAAAGATGTTCGAGACCTAATGGAACAG TTAGCGTCGCTTAAGGACACAATAGCAAGGAAAGATGAAGAGATAGAGAGGCTTCATTCGGCAAAGGACATTCATCATCCTCATAGACCTCAGAAACCAATGGTGAGGATAAAGAGCTTAGGACAAACCGATGACATAAACTCAGAAACTGGAGAGTATTCATCACACTCAAGACACGCAGTTACTGACGGCGAGAGTTTAGCCTCCTCCGTCGAAGCAGAGTCTGAGGAGAGATTGAGCGAAGTGACATCTGATGCTGCCTCTAACGGAACTCAAGGATCACCTGATGTTGCTAAGAGACCACCCAAGATTTCAGACAG AGCAAAGTCAACG